One genomic segment of Musa acuminata AAA Group cultivar baxijiao chromosome BXJ3-3, Cavendish_Baxijiao_AAA, whole genome shotgun sequence includes these proteins:
- the LOC135633971 gene encoding VIN3-like protein 3 isoform X4 yields the protein MIEFLFRVVSDKRSEEPAKDGDFANVPSTLGPQTPAAKRHRKNEHPSRLAFIMNNRLRSSDAEQVPENTRHCLNSACRAILNMEDAFCKRCSCCICREYDDNKDPSLWLFCGSETPPRAESCGLSCHLECALKHERAGIMKSGQCTRLDGSYYCTNCGKANDLLGCWKKQLMIAKDARRVDVLCYRISLSHKLLGATEKYQSLHEMVDMARNKLEAEVGPIDDSSNMARGIVNRLSVAAEVQKLCALAVDLLDSMHSSSSSANAIVQQAGSVFSSFIKFERISSTSVTVVLELENNTPLGQELAGFNLWHRKAAISEYPDKPSFSLLNPEKRLEIAELSPATDYMFKVVAFSNTRDLDTWEVGVKTEGIALENSINLSSEMTASKPHGQSPKTNGSGSSNPSEGDEYNANTTACADLNKLPKIDFDDCEKPEILETEKSSGHGHQMSKGCIGGARVLQPEESLGHSDSALDEEPNSTVLIDSTDFLENNQASDVQKSENESNTRAVVSDMVILPATPCGVETGTQSLERCSKGKSGVEIYENGSTKADQEPGSSSEKRGAGKTEGINVKDRSLEGTYEYCVKVIRWLECQGHIETNFRVKFLTWFSLRATLQERRIVSVYINTLIDDPASLAGQLVDTFSEAICSKRPPTTPTGFCTKLQH from the exons ATGATCGAATTCCTTTTCAGAGTTGTCTCTGATAAAAGATCTGAAGAACCTGCAAAGGACGGGGATTTTGCTAACGTTCCATCTACACTTGGTCCTCAAACTCCAGCAGCTAAGAGACACAGAAAGAACGAGCATCCATCGCGTTTAGCCTTCATCATGAACAACCGCCTTCGGTCAAGTGACGCCGAACAAGTTCCAGAAAACACAAGACACTGCCTGAATTCAGCCTGCAGGGCTATTCTTAACATGGAAGACGCGTTCTGTAAGCGTTGCTCGTGTTGTATCTGTCGCGAGTATGATGACAACAAGGATCCTAGCCTTTGGTTGTTTTGTGGCTCAGAGACTCCTCCCCGAGCTGAATCTTGTGGCCTATCTTGTCATCTTGAGTGTGCTCTTAAGCATGAACGAGCAGGTATCATGAAGAGTGGGCAGTGTACAAGATTGGACGGGAGCTATTACTGTACAAACTGTGGAAAAGCTAATGACTTGCTCGG ATGCTGGAAAAAGCAGCTCATGATTGCCAAGGATGCGCGTCGGGTCGATGTTTTGTGTTACCGGATTTCTCTTAGTCATAAACTTCTCGGAGCAACAGAGAAGTACCAAAGTTTGCACGAGATGGTTGACATGGCACGAAACAAACTGGAGGCTGAGGTTGGGCCTATCGATGATTCATCAAACATGGCACGTGGAATTGTCAACCGGCTTTCCGTTGCCGCTGAAGTCCAGAAACTTTGTGCCCTTGCAGTAGACTTACTAGATTCGATGCACTCTAGTTCCTCATCAGCTAATGCTATAGTTCAAC AAGCCGGTTCGGTATTCTCAAGCTTTATCAAATTTGAACGGATATCGTCAACATCTGTTACTGTGGTTTTGGAATTAGAGAATAACACACCATTAGGTCAAGAACTAGCTGGTTTCAATTTGTGGCACCGAAAGGCTGCCATCTCAGAATACCCTGACAAACCATCATTTTCTCTATTGAATCCAGAGAAAAGGTTGGAAATAGCAGAACTTTCTCCAGCTACAGATTATATGTTTAAGGTAGTAGCTTTTAGCAATACCAGGGATCTCGATACATGGGAAGTTGGAGTTAAAACTGAAGGTATCGCACTGGAGAACTCTATCAACTTGTCATCGGAGATGACTGCATCAAAACCACACGGTCAAAGCCCAAAAACAAACGGTAGCGGATCGTCTAATCCTTCAGAGGGAGACGAATATAATGCAAACACTACCGCATGTGCTGACTTGAATAAGCTgcccaaaattgattttgatgactgtgAGAAGCCTGAGATCCTCGAGACAGAAAAATCATCAGGTCATGGCCACCAAATGAGCAAGGGATGCATCGGTGGAGCCAGAGTTCTTCAGCCAGAGGAGTCACTAGGGCACTCTGATTCTGCATTAGATGAGGAACCAAACTCAACTGTTCTGATAGATTCCACTGACTTCTTGGAGAATAACCAGGCATCCGACGTCCAGAAATCAGAGAATGAATCTAACACTCGGGCTGTTGTCAGCGATATGGTGATTCTCCCTGCCACCCCATGCGGGGTGGAAACAGGAACACAAAGCCTTGAGAGGTGCAGCAAAGGGAAATCTGGTGTTGAAATATATGAGAATGGCTCGACGAAGGCAGATCAGGAACCAGGGAGTTCATCCGAGAAAAGAGGTGCAGGGAAAACTGAAGGCATCAACGTTAAGGACAGGTCATTGGAAGGGACATACGAGTACTGCGTGAAGGTGATCAGATGGTTGGAATGCCAAGGGCACATCGAAACCAACTTCAGGGTGAAGTTCTTAACTTGGTTCAGCTTACGGGCAACCCTACAGGAGAGAAGAATTGTTAGCGTTTACATCAACACTTTGATCGATGATCCTGCAAGCCTCGCAGGGCAGTTGGTGGACACCTTCTCGGAAGCCATCTGCAGCAAGAGGCCACCCACGACACCGACTGGCTTCTGCACAAAGCTTCAGCATTGA
- the LOC103976886 gene encoding uncharacterized protein LOC103976886 — MSERRREREKLRDRDRERDRDRDRERDRNRDRDRERNRDRDHRKRSRSRSLSRSRSRSAERHRRRHHRRSPSPDTHRHKRRRESSDDDRDRRRSSASEHAEGGPKEKQAGNDQRGGEAAAPTDADPNEVEMMKMLGIPLGFDSTKGKPVAGNDVSGVRVVTKRQPRQYMNRRGGFNRPLPPEPNR, encoded by the coding sequence ATGTCGGAGAGGCGAAGGGAGAGGGAGAAGCTTCGGGACCGCGACCGAGAGAGGGACAGAGATCGCGACCGAGAGAGAGATCGAAACCGAGATCGAGATAGGGAACGGAATAGAGATCGAGACCACCGGAAGCGGTCGCGATCCAGGTCCCTGTCGAGGTCCCGCTCCCGTTCGGCCgagcgccaccgccgccgccaccaccgccgcTCACCTTCCCCAGACACCCACCGCCACAAGCGCCGTAGGGAGAGCAGCGATGACGATCGCGACCGCCGCCGCTCCTCCGCCTCGGAACACGCCGAAGGCGGCCCTAAGGAGAAGCAGGCGGGCAACGATCAAAGGGGTGGAGAGGCAGCAGCGCCGACGGACGCGGATCCCAACGAGGTGGAGATGATGAAGATGCTAGGGATCCCGCTAGGGTTTGATTCCACCAAAGGGAAGCCGGTGGCAGGCAACGACGTGAGTGGGGTGAGGGTGGTGACTAAGCGGCAACCGAGGCAGTACATGAATAGGAGGGGAGGGTTTAATCGGCCCTTGCCCCCGGAGCCGAACCGCTAA
- the LOC135633971 gene encoding VIN3-like protein 2 isoform X3 encodes MDPPFSGFALDPSKCSKLSIEEKRDLVRELSKWPESASEKLQTWSRHELLEILCTEIGKERKYTSLTKQKMIEFLFRVVSDKRSEEPAKDGDFANVPSTLGPQTPAAKRHRKNEHPSRLAFIMNNRLRSSDAEQVPENTRHCLNSACRAILNMEDAFCKRCSCCICREYDDNKDPSLWLFCGSETPPRAESCGLSCHLECALKHERAGIMKSGQCTRLDGSYYCTNCGKANDLLGCWKKQLMIAKDARRVDVLCYRISLSHKLLGATEKYQSLHEMVDMARNKLEAEVGPIDDSSNMARGIVNRLSVAAEVQKLCALAVDLLDSMHSSSSSANAIVQQAGSVFSSFIKFERISSTSVTVVLELENNTPLGQELAGFNLWHRKAAISEYPDKPSFSLLNPEKRLEIAELSPATDYMFKVVAFSNTRDLDTWEVGVKTEGIALENSINLSSEMTASKPHGQSPKTNGSGSSNPSEGDEYNANTTACADLNKLPKIDFDDCEKPEILETEKSSGHGHQMSKGCIGGARVLQPEESLGHSDSALDEEPNSTVLIDSTDFLENNQASDVQKSENESNTRAVVSDMVILPATPCGVETGTQSLERCSKGKSGVEIYENGSTKADQEPGSSSEKRGAGKTEGINVKDRSLEGTYEYCVKVIRWLECQGHIETNFRVKFLTWFSLRATLQERRIVSVYINTLIDDPASLAGQLVDTFSEAICSKRPPTTPTGFCTKLQH; translated from the exons ATGGATCCCCCTTTCTCCG GATTTGCACTTGACCCATCTAAATGTAGCAAGTTGAGCATAGAGGAGAAGAGAGATCTCGTCCGCGAATTGTCAAAATGGCCTGAGAGTGCCTCTGAGAAGCTGCAGACATGGAGCCGGCATGAGCTTTTGGAGATCCTGTGCACAGAGATAGGAAAGGAGAGGAAGTATACCAGCTTAACAAAACAGAAAATGATCGAATTCCTTTTCAGAGTTGTCTCTGATAAAAGATCTGAAGAACCTGCAAAGGACGGGGATTTTGCTAACGTTCCATCTACACTTGGTCCTCAAACTCCAGCAGCTAAGAGACACAGAAAGAACGAGCATCCATCGCGTTTAGCCTTCATCATGAACAACCGCCTTCGGTCAAGTGACGCCGAACAAGTTCCAGAAAACACAAGACACTGCCTGAATTCAGCCTGCAGGGCTATTCTTAACATGGAAGACGCGTTCTGTAAGCGTTGCTCGTGTTGTATCTGTCGCGAGTATGATGACAACAAGGATCCTAGCCTTTGGTTGTTTTGTGGCTCAGAGACTCCTCCCCGAGCTGAATCTTGTGGCCTATCTTGTCATCTTGAGTGTGCTCTTAAGCATGAACGAGCAGGTATCATGAAGAGTGGGCAGTGTACAAGATTGGACGGGAGCTATTACTGTACAAACTGTGGAAAAGCTAATGACTTGCTCGG ATGCTGGAAAAAGCAGCTCATGATTGCCAAGGATGCGCGTCGGGTCGATGTTTTGTGTTACCGGATTTCTCTTAGTCATAAACTTCTCGGAGCAACAGAGAAGTACCAAAGTTTGCACGAGATGGTTGACATGGCACGAAACAAACTGGAGGCTGAGGTTGGGCCTATCGATGATTCATCAAACATGGCACGTGGAATTGTCAACCGGCTTTCCGTTGCCGCTGAAGTCCAGAAACTTTGTGCCCTTGCAGTAGACTTACTAGATTCGATGCACTCTAGTTCCTCATCAGCTAATGCTATAGTTCAAC AAGCCGGTTCGGTATTCTCAAGCTTTATCAAATTTGAACGGATATCGTCAACATCTGTTACTGTGGTTTTGGAATTAGAGAATAACACACCATTAGGTCAAGAACTAGCTGGTTTCAATTTGTGGCACCGAAAGGCTGCCATCTCAGAATACCCTGACAAACCATCATTTTCTCTATTGAATCCAGAGAAAAGGTTGGAAATAGCAGAACTTTCTCCAGCTACAGATTATATGTTTAAGGTAGTAGCTTTTAGCAATACCAGGGATCTCGATACATGGGAAGTTGGAGTTAAAACTGAAGGTATCGCACTGGAGAACTCTATCAACTTGTCATCGGAGATGACTGCATCAAAACCACACGGTCAAAGCCCAAAAACAAACGGTAGCGGATCGTCTAATCCTTCAGAGGGAGACGAATATAATGCAAACACTACCGCATGTGCTGACTTGAATAAGCTgcccaaaattgattttgatgactgtgAGAAGCCTGAGATCCTCGAGACAGAAAAATCATCAGGTCATGGCCACCAAATGAGCAAGGGATGCATCGGTGGAGCCAGAGTTCTTCAGCCAGAGGAGTCACTAGGGCACTCTGATTCTGCATTAGATGAGGAACCAAACTCAACTGTTCTGATAGATTCCACTGACTTCTTGGAGAATAACCAGGCATCCGACGTCCAGAAATCAGAGAATGAATCTAACACTCGGGCTGTTGTCAGCGATATGGTGATTCTCCCTGCCACCCCATGCGGGGTGGAAACAGGAACACAAAGCCTTGAGAGGTGCAGCAAAGGGAAATCTGGTGTTGAAATATATGAGAATGGCTCGACGAAGGCAGATCAGGAACCAGGGAGTTCATCCGAGAAAAGAGGTGCAGGGAAAACTGAAGGCATCAACGTTAAGGACAGGTCATTGGAAGGGACATACGAGTACTGCGTGAAGGTGATCAGATGGTTGGAATGCCAAGGGCACATCGAAACCAACTTCAGGGTGAAGTTCTTAACTTGGTTCAGCTTACGGGCAACCCTACAGGAGAGAAGAATTGTTAGCGTTTACATCAACACTTTGATCGATGATCCTGCAAGCCTCGCAGGGCAGTTGGTGGACACCTTCTCGGAAGCCATCTGCAGCAAGAGGCCACCCACGACACCGACTGGCTTCTGCACAAAGCTTCAGCATTGA
- the LOC135633971 gene encoding VIN3-like protein 2 isoform X2 — translation MEYLPLPHKTSSLSHAFPCFHQIDNGFIRFALDPSKCSKLSIEEKRDLVRELSKWPESASEKLQTWSRHELLEILCTEIGKERKYTSLTKQKMIEFLFRVVSDKRSEEPAKDGDFANVPSTLGPQTPAAKRHRKNEHPSRLAFIMNNRLRSSDAEQVPENTRHCLNSACRAILNMEDAFCKRCSCCICREYDDNKDPSLWLFCGSETPPRAESCGLSCHLECALKHERAGIMKSGQCTRLDGSYYCTNCGKANDLLGCWKKQLMIAKDARRVDVLCYRISLSHKLLGATEKYQSLHEMVDMARNKLEAEVGPIDDSSNMARGIVNRLSVAAEVQKLCALAVDLLDSMHSSSSSANAIVQPGSVFSSFIKFERISSTSVTVVLELENNTPLGQELAGFNLWHRKAAISEYPDKPSFSLLNPEKRLEIAELSPATDYMFKVVAFSNTRDLDTWEVGVKTEGIALENSINLSSEMTASKPHGQSPKTNGSGSSNPSEGDEYNANTTACADLNKLPKIDFDDCEKPEILETEKSSGHGHQMSKGCIGGARVLQPEESLGHSDSALDEEPNSTVLIDSTDFLENNQASDVQKSENESNTRAVVSDMVILPATPCGVETGTQSLERCSKGKSGVEIYENGSTKADQEPGSSSEKRGAGKTEGINVKDRSLEGTYEYCVKVIRWLECQGHIETNFRVKFLTWFSLRATLQERRIVSVYINTLIDDPASLAGQLVDTFSEAICSKRPPTTPTGFCTKLQH, via the exons ATGGAGTATCTTCCACTTCCACACAAGACTTCAAGTTTAAGCCATGCATTTCCATGCTTCCATCAAATAGATAATGGTTTTATAA GATTTGCACTTGACCCATCTAAATGTAGCAAGTTGAGCATAGAGGAGAAGAGAGATCTCGTCCGCGAATTGTCAAAATGGCCTGAGAGTGCCTCTGAGAAGCTGCAGACATGGAGCCGGCATGAGCTTTTGGAGATCCTGTGCACAGAGATAGGAAAGGAGAGGAAGTATACCAGCTTAACAAAACAGAAAATGATCGAATTCCTTTTCAGAGTTGTCTCTGATAAAAGATCTGAAGAACCTGCAAAGGACGGGGATTTTGCTAACGTTCCATCTACACTTGGTCCTCAAACTCCAGCAGCTAAGAGACACAGAAAGAACGAGCATCCATCGCGTTTAGCCTTCATCATGAACAACCGCCTTCGGTCAAGTGACGCCGAACAAGTTCCAGAAAACACAAGACACTGCCTGAATTCAGCCTGCAGGGCTATTCTTAACATGGAAGACGCGTTCTGTAAGCGTTGCTCGTGTTGTATCTGTCGCGAGTATGATGACAACAAGGATCCTAGCCTTTGGTTGTTTTGTGGCTCAGAGACTCCTCCCCGAGCTGAATCTTGTGGCCTATCTTGTCATCTTGAGTGTGCTCTTAAGCATGAACGAGCAGGTATCATGAAGAGTGGGCAGTGTACAAGATTGGACGGGAGCTATTACTGTACAAACTGTGGAAAAGCTAATGACTTGCTCGG ATGCTGGAAAAAGCAGCTCATGATTGCCAAGGATGCGCGTCGGGTCGATGTTTTGTGTTACCGGATTTCTCTTAGTCATAAACTTCTCGGAGCAACAGAGAAGTACCAAAGTTTGCACGAGATGGTTGACATGGCACGAAACAAACTGGAGGCTGAGGTTGGGCCTATCGATGATTCATCAAACATGGCACGTGGAATTGTCAACCGGCTTTCCGTTGCCGCTGAAGTCCAGAAACTTTGTGCCCTTGCAGTAGACTTACTAGATTCGATGCACTCTAGTTCCTCATCAGCTAATGCTATAGTTCAAC CCGGTTCGGTATTCTCAAGCTTTATCAAATTTGAACGGATATCGTCAACATCTGTTACTGTGGTTTTGGAATTAGAGAATAACACACCATTAGGTCAAGAACTAGCTGGTTTCAATTTGTGGCACCGAAAGGCTGCCATCTCAGAATACCCTGACAAACCATCATTTTCTCTATTGAATCCAGAGAAAAGGTTGGAAATAGCAGAACTTTCTCCAGCTACAGATTATATGTTTAAGGTAGTAGCTTTTAGCAATACCAGGGATCTCGATACATGGGAAGTTGGAGTTAAAACTGAAGGTATCGCACTGGAGAACTCTATCAACTTGTCATCGGAGATGACTGCATCAAAACCACACGGTCAAAGCCCAAAAACAAACGGTAGCGGATCGTCTAATCCTTCAGAGGGAGACGAATATAATGCAAACACTACCGCATGTGCTGACTTGAATAAGCTgcccaaaattgattttgatgactgtgAGAAGCCTGAGATCCTCGAGACAGAAAAATCATCAGGTCATGGCCACCAAATGAGCAAGGGATGCATCGGTGGAGCCAGAGTTCTTCAGCCAGAGGAGTCACTAGGGCACTCTGATTCTGCATTAGATGAGGAACCAAACTCAACTGTTCTGATAGATTCCACTGACTTCTTGGAGAATAACCAGGCATCCGACGTCCAGAAATCAGAGAATGAATCTAACACTCGGGCTGTTGTCAGCGATATGGTGATTCTCCCTGCCACCCCATGCGGGGTGGAAACAGGAACACAAAGCCTTGAGAGGTGCAGCAAAGGGAAATCTGGTGTTGAAATATATGAGAATGGCTCGACGAAGGCAGATCAGGAACCAGGGAGTTCATCCGAGAAAAGAGGTGCAGGGAAAACTGAAGGCATCAACGTTAAGGACAGGTCATTGGAAGGGACATACGAGTACTGCGTGAAGGTGATCAGATGGTTGGAATGCCAAGGGCACATCGAAACCAACTTCAGGGTGAAGTTCTTAACTTGGTTCAGCTTACGGGCAACCCTACAGGAGAGAAGAATTGTTAGCGTTTACATCAACACTTTGATCGATGATCCTGCAAGCCTCGCAGGGCAGTTGGTGGACACCTTCTCGGAAGCCATCTGCAGCAAGAGGCCACCCACGACACCGACTGGCTTCTGCACAAAGCTTCAGCATTGA
- the LOC135633971 gene encoding VIN3-like protein 2 isoform X1, giving the protein MEYLPLPHKTSSLSHAFPCFHQIDNGFIRFALDPSKCSKLSIEEKRDLVRELSKWPESASEKLQTWSRHELLEILCTEIGKERKYTSLTKQKMIEFLFRVVSDKRSEEPAKDGDFANVPSTLGPQTPAAKRHRKNEHPSRLAFIMNNRLRSSDAEQVPENTRHCLNSACRAILNMEDAFCKRCSCCICREYDDNKDPSLWLFCGSETPPRAESCGLSCHLECALKHERAGIMKSGQCTRLDGSYYCTNCGKANDLLGCWKKQLMIAKDARRVDVLCYRISLSHKLLGATEKYQSLHEMVDMARNKLEAEVGPIDDSSNMARGIVNRLSVAAEVQKLCALAVDLLDSMHSSSSSANAIVQQAGSVFSSFIKFERISSTSVTVVLELENNTPLGQELAGFNLWHRKAAISEYPDKPSFSLLNPEKRLEIAELSPATDYMFKVVAFSNTRDLDTWEVGVKTEGIALENSINLSSEMTASKPHGQSPKTNGSGSSNPSEGDEYNANTTACADLNKLPKIDFDDCEKPEILETEKSSGHGHQMSKGCIGGARVLQPEESLGHSDSALDEEPNSTVLIDSTDFLENNQASDVQKSENESNTRAVVSDMVILPATPCGVETGTQSLERCSKGKSGVEIYENGSTKADQEPGSSSEKRGAGKTEGINVKDRSLEGTYEYCVKVIRWLECQGHIETNFRVKFLTWFSLRATLQERRIVSVYINTLIDDPASLAGQLVDTFSEAICSKRPPTTPTGFCTKLQH; this is encoded by the exons ATGGAGTATCTTCCACTTCCACACAAGACTTCAAGTTTAAGCCATGCATTTCCATGCTTCCATCAAATAGATAATGGTTTTATAA GATTTGCACTTGACCCATCTAAATGTAGCAAGTTGAGCATAGAGGAGAAGAGAGATCTCGTCCGCGAATTGTCAAAATGGCCTGAGAGTGCCTCTGAGAAGCTGCAGACATGGAGCCGGCATGAGCTTTTGGAGATCCTGTGCACAGAGATAGGAAAGGAGAGGAAGTATACCAGCTTAACAAAACAGAAAATGATCGAATTCCTTTTCAGAGTTGTCTCTGATAAAAGATCTGAAGAACCTGCAAAGGACGGGGATTTTGCTAACGTTCCATCTACACTTGGTCCTCAAACTCCAGCAGCTAAGAGACACAGAAAGAACGAGCATCCATCGCGTTTAGCCTTCATCATGAACAACCGCCTTCGGTCAAGTGACGCCGAACAAGTTCCAGAAAACACAAGACACTGCCTGAATTCAGCCTGCAGGGCTATTCTTAACATGGAAGACGCGTTCTGTAAGCGTTGCTCGTGTTGTATCTGTCGCGAGTATGATGACAACAAGGATCCTAGCCTTTGGTTGTTTTGTGGCTCAGAGACTCCTCCCCGAGCTGAATCTTGTGGCCTATCTTGTCATCTTGAGTGTGCTCTTAAGCATGAACGAGCAGGTATCATGAAGAGTGGGCAGTGTACAAGATTGGACGGGAGCTATTACTGTACAAACTGTGGAAAAGCTAATGACTTGCTCGG ATGCTGGAAAAAGCAGCTCATGATTGCCAAGGATGCGCGTCGGGTCGATGTTTTGTGTTACCGGATTTCTCTTAGTCATAAACTTCTCGGAGCAACAGAGAAGTACCAAAGTTTGCACGAGATGGTTGACATGGCACGAAACAAACTGGAGGCTGAGGTTGGGCCTATCGATGATTCATCAAACATGGCACGTGGAATTGTCAACCGGCTTTCCGTTGCCGCTGAAGTCCAGAAACTTTGTGCCCTTGCAGTAGACTTACTAGATTCGATGCACTCTAGTTCCTCATCAGCTAATGCTATAGTTCAAC AAGCCGGTTCGGTATTCTCAAGCTTTATCAAATTTGAACGGATATCGTCAACATCTGTTACTGTGGTTTTGGAATTAGAGAATAACACACCATTAGGTCAAGAACTAGCTGGTTTCAATTTGTGGCACCGAAAGGCTGCCATCTCAGAATACCCTGACAAACCATCATTTTCTCTATTGAATCCAGAGAAAAGGTTGGAAATAGCAGAACTTTCTCCAGCTACAGATTATATGTTTAAGGTAGTAGCTTTTAGCAATACCAGGGATCTCGATACATGGGAAGTTGGAGTTAAAACTGAAGGTATCGCACTGGAGAACTCTATCAACTTGTCATCGGAGATGACTGCATCAAAACCACACGGTCAAAGCCCAAAAACAAACGGTAGCGGATCGTCTAATCCTTCAGAGGGAGACGAATATAATGCAAACACTACCGCATGTGCTGACTTGAATAAGCTgcccaaaattgattttgatgactgtgAGAAGCCTGAGATCCTCGAGACAGAAAAATCATCAGGTCATGGCCACCAAATGAGCAAGGGATGCATCGGTGGAGCCAGAGTTCTTCAGCCAGAGGAGTCACTAGGGCACTCTGATTCTGCATTAGATGAGGAACCAAACTCAACTGTTCTGATAGATTCCACTGACTTCTTGGAGAATAACCAGGCATCCGACGTCCAGAAATCAGAGAATGAATCTAACACTCGGGCTGTTGTCAGCGATATGGTGATTCTCCCTGCCACCCCATGCGGGGTGGAAACAGGAACACAAAGCCTTGAGAGGTGCAGCAAAGGGAAATCTGGTGTTGAAATATATGAGAATGGCTCGACGAAGGCAGATCAGGAACCAGGGAGTTCATCCGAGAAAAGAGGTGCAGGGAAAACTGAAGGCATCAACGTTAAGGACAGGTCATTGGAAGGGACATACGAGTACTGCGTGAAGGTGATCAGATGGTTGGAATGCCAAGGGCACATCGAAACCAACTTCAGGGTGAAGTTCTTAACTTGGTTCAGCTTACGGGCAACCCTACAGGAGAGAAGAATTGTTAGCGTTTACATCAACACTTTGATCGATGATCCTGCAAGCCTCGCAGGGCAGTTGGTGGACACCTTCTCGGAAGCCATCTGCAGCAAGAGGCCACCCACGACACCGACTGGCTTCTGCACAAAGCTTCAGCATTGA